CTATGGTTATTTAGAGTCAAACAGCTATCTAATTAAGGTCGTTTATCTAAAACAAATcaataattgaaagaaaaacaaagaaaaaaaactataaactaatattagatgatcaAAATaccaatcattttttttctttatttttttcttaattattcaTTATGTTAGATGGGACAATGCAAATTAGATGGTTGAGTGAATTTTAAAAGCTAAAGTctccattcaatatatatgtatatatatatgagtgagtaCATGTGATGCATATGAAtagtcaagaaaaaaaaaggagaaaaatgtcTGAGCTTATACTAGATGAGAAAATGTATATCTCATCTTTTtgtcctcctttttcttttaattgtcaATCATGATGGATCAAACTTAAGATAAGTTATCATGCTAGATCAGGTGCAAGAATTAATTTTGATCCAATAGTCCTTTTAATGAAACAGccaattttaaaaatcacaaatATGAAATCAAATGGCTTTTTCTCAATTATAACTTACCTGGCCCCAATAGGCTCCAAAGACTTGGCCCGAGATGTGGAAGAAAATTtagcatccaattaagaaatcggagatggatttaagaaatgacattgaGTCAaattaaaacttatttttaaataaatctctaacatatcataatgcagtttcatttaaattcagtttaaaagactgattttgatttgaattcaaaaagCGAATTTGTTTCGGATTTAGATTGTGACTTCAGATATGgaataaatttggatttgttggcactcaaattcaaattcacCAAATATGCAAACACTGATAAAGTGAATATGCTATAGAGTATATTTGATTCCATTACAATCCGTTGGCATCCTAATCGTATCTTAgcagaagaaaattttcaagtatCGTTTCTTAAGGAAATTAATGTGCTGTTAACATTCTGCAGCTAATGGAGCGTCGGGTCATTTATTTATACGAAATGCGTCATAAGCTTTCGAGAGCATTACCTCTCGACCTACAAAGGCTTCGATGCAAGGTACACTTCCTGCTTCTTTTACGTCATTAGAAGcatctttattttttcctctaTGGTGCATggtttcttagttttttttttttttttgtaaaaaaaaaatcatcaataagcaATTGAAACACATCGAAAAATGAAAACTGTTCTCTCAAAACCGTATCTATTTCATTTAAAAAGttaaatgacaagaaaattatTTCCAAATTTATTTTTACTGGATCTATGACAGAAAACGCTTAAACAATTTTAAAACGTATGTTTCTTTTCGCATCAGGTGGCTTTCCAGGCACTCAAATTCGCCGCTAATATCAGAACGGTAGGTGAGAAGTTGGCAGAAAGGATTTGGAAGGATGGGCCGTACATTGCGCTTCATCTAAGGCTGGAGAAGGATGTGTGGGTGCACGCCGGCTGTTTGCCGGAAGTGTCGCCGAAACTGGACGCTGCCGTCGCCGGAGAACAAAAACGCCGCCCGGAGCTTGTGAACGATATGAACATGACTTACGAGCAACGCAGAGAGGCCGGTTACTGTCCCCTGAACGCAGACCAAGTCGCACGGTACGTTACGTGGGATCTACCTTTTAATGTAGAGCGTTTCAAAGAAATGGAGgcagtgtgggcaattgccctcaCGCACCCTAAAAAAAGATTATTTCTATGTCGATACTTCaagatgatcttttatttgtaaaaaatcTATTCTTAATAGAATTTAATGTATAATTATAAAGATGTTTCAGGCTGTTGAAGGCATTGGGTGCACCAAGAAGTGGGAAGATATACCTGGCCGGCGGGGAGCCATATGGCGGCGCCAAAGCGGTGAAGCCTCTGTCTCGATTGTTCCCCAACTTGACCAGCAAGGAGAAACTTGCGTTTCCCGGCGAATTGGAACCGTTCATGGGCAAGCCGTCCGCTCTCGCCGCCGTCGATTACATCATCTCCCTCAATAGCGGCGTCTTCATGCCTTCCACCGGCGGCAACATGGCTCACGCCTTGCAGGTCAACAATCTCCCTTTCCTAATCACTAAGTCATGGGTATATAGTGCAATCAGTTGCTCTGTATGGCGTGTGCTCACCATGTCCTTAATTCCAGTGTATTTTGGTGGTATTGAGAAGTCTTGATGTAAGATGCTCctctttctcatatatatatatatatatatatatatatatatatatataaataaaagtgaAAACCAGACAATTGAGTCAGAAATAAAAACTAgactcttcctttttttttgctacaaaattattttaaataaaatattcaaattttaatatatttataaaaactattttgatataaaacacgTCTTCAATCAaatagtttttatgaaaaatgttgattcttttattatcaaaatgttgttgTTATGGAAGtaattcatttttgcttattaaaaacactattaaaacccaaaaaatgataaagttaATATATATTGCACATCAACCTATCTTTCAGATTACATacattggtaaggttagatttcaaaaaaaatattttaaatatcaaattaaagGGTTGTGTTTTTGTCTCTGACCTATTAGTCTGGCTTTTACCAAtcaatcaatctctctctctctcatatgtatatatatagatatatataatatgagagagataaagagagtaATGTGTAAATACCATACCACTAAGGTAAAGGACAAAAACCGAACATCTTAATTTGTGGTAAAAAATCTTATAAACTAAATGTAAACATCCTAATGTGTTCATAAACAGTAATTTAgtgtaaatcatgttttaatgtAAGTCGTTTTTTGTAAACATGACTTTTCTATTATACCACCTGTATCTCTATTGATTGACCAATCTTACAAATGCGTCGGTTGTTGTccgatggttaaaatttaataaaCTTTTTCACTAAAAGCATCATAGACCCATAAACTGTTGCTAATGTTGTTATGGCAACTGTATTTcaacaatatatttttaatttttagtcatctaCTAGCATCTAGCATCCAGCAAATTTGAGtgctactatatatatatataccaattcAATCTTTCGTACTGCATTGTTGATACGGATCAGCAAACAAGCTTCCTCCAAATTCAGCTGCTCAAATGAGCTATTCAGCCCCCAAAAGAAACCAATCCACATATATTCTCTGAATCTATCAATCAAGGTCTCAATCTTATGTGCTTTCTATTAGAAATTTTGTGGTTTAAGTTGTTAATGATGAATATCTATTTTGATATATCACATAATTGAAAATGACACTGTTTGATTCACATCATTTGCATTAATTGTTACAGGGGCATAGGGCATATATCGGCCATCGCAAGGTTATAAGACCGCATAAAGGAGTCATGGCCAAGGCCTTCTTGTCCGGCAAATCGCTTTCCGACGAGGAATTCAGTCGGATGATGAagtcgatgcaccagaatctacAGGGTCAGCCTCTGCCCATCACCGGCACTAGGCAAGGTTACCAAGATGTGACGGCATTTCCGGTGCCGGAATGCATGTGCAAGCGCAATTTATCCGTATCTTTGTGATTAAGGTTCTTTCAACTTGTTCTTAAAGCAATGTGATTAATCGAAGTTCTTGATCCTTAATGAGTTTCTTCATGTTATCAATTCATTACTTTGTTTCATGTGATGGGTTTATGTTCTATGTTCCTTCAAGTATATCATtatatttaatttgtttctctcttttttttaaggGTGTATAATTGCATGATTTCGCTAGAGAAGTACTGTTTTGTTGGTAAATTTAAGTTCAAAGAACATCTCTGGGATGTTTAACTTAATATACAAGATCTGTTGGTAGCtacaagaaaagaatgaacataTCAATGACAAATAATGGGATGAATATAGAAAAAACTCTCCGTTTCAATTTCAGCATCAAATTGTTGCATCATCGAAGATTGGACCACAGGAATACTGATCAAACTGACTAGTTACCTGTTTTGCTTCAACTTTCGATATAAATAATAGGAAAGACCCATGTCGTGGAAATCGGTTTTTGAATCAAAATGATATTCAAAAGGATTAAAAGAACCAGCTAAATAGAATGGGGATCATCTTTTTGTTGGATCCAACTAAATTTTCAATGCAGAGATCAAAAGACGAACGGAACAACGAAATAaggtagaaaaaaatgaaaatatcgaAAGTGACAGAAAATGGCGTATGACAAGTAGTGTATCAATTAGAATTTGTCGTGATCGAACCGCTCAATTCAGGCCGATTCACGCCGTAACTTAAAAACCGAACACATGCATCCTGCCAATAACACAAGCACTTAACAGAATCCTCATGAGTGGTCTTTGAATTGAAATCTTTACATGAAGAAAGTCATATTGTCTTCTACATTGCCAATGAAGATCATGAGTAGAACTTGTAGTTCTTAGCACTGATAATGATTTCTCTGAGGCCGCCGATAGGTGACAAGACCATGAGCAGAACACCAAGAACAATGCATATCTGCAGTGAAACAAGAAATACAGTTGCTTGCATTTGTTCAATTACACAAAAAGTTATGTCGAAACGATTGCCAATTGAATATAATGACTCACCCAGTTTGTGAACCAAGAAAGGCTGAATCTTCTTGGCTTGTAAATGGCTAACCACATAATGCAAGGAAGCTGCAAAAGAACACAAATTACATGTTTTAGAAGGATCAGATTTTCATGAATTCATTAGGAGGTCAGCTTAAAATGTTATGATGTTCTCACAAAATATGTTGTCGGGGCAAACGCGAATCCTCCAAAGAAGCCAAGCAGACCACCAAAAAAGGGGAAGGTTATAGCAACAAAGCATGTGAATGCTGCAGGCAGAGAAGATCAGAGATGAGCAAGTGGGGAGGTTAATCAGTACTTGATTAAACAGCCACTGCAGGCCAAAACTGTCTTACCAACATAAATCGAACGCGACACCAATCGCAGTACAAAGCTGGGTCTGAAGTGAAGTTTCTTAACCAGTACTGTCTCAATCATGTCAAACACAGGCATTGCATAAATCTGTTTTCACAGAAGAAATTAAGAATACAGAACGTAGTTGAGCATTACCGTGCATAAGGATGATATCCAATTCTAATTACCAATGCCTTCTTTAAagaaatgcaaatgaaaataagGACCTGATAACTTCCGACGACATGGATGAAGACGAACATGTTAGCCATTGCGATCAACCAGCGCGGTTTTTCCAGGGAGATCAAGATGTTATCAGCCACACCGTTGCCAAATGCCCAGTAGCCAATCAATGCAACGGGGAAGTAGCAGACTGCAACTACGATGTATGCAAAGATAACACCTTTCCACATAGGCTTCTTCGATGGCTTCTCCGGCGTCGAAGGGATCGTTGCCTGAATCTCCAGCACAACATTGTGGCCGGCGTATGCAAAAGCAACGTCTCCCAAAgcatttagtacattgaaaatGGTTCCTGATGCTGTCGAAGCCTTCAGGCCATACTCTACATTTGCTTGCTTCCCTTTCTGAACAGAAGCTCCCCAGGCAATCGTGGAGTAACTGCACATAAAACAACAAAGAACCATCATCcatgattttcaaaaacatCACATGGACAGATGTAGATATAGTTGGTAGAAGCCGTGACATTAATTTAgcagaaaattttatcaaaattctTGTTTATTGAACATCTGCGGAAAAGAAGTGGCACTGACAGAGCCATGTGTCTTGAGATACCTGAGGGACATGACTGCAGCAGCCAAAGAGACTCCAGAGATTGAATTGAAATTCGGCAGTTGGGAGAGGACAAAGTGGCAAGaagcaaagatgaagatgaagtaAGTGAGTCGAATGTCCTTGCAGTTAGGGCAGACTGTGTCATGGAACTTCTTCAGTGACTTCCCTCCGGTGACCATGTACACAATGTTCACTCCGACCTCCACAACCAGCTGCTGGGGAACGACGATGTACAGGCCAAGCTTCTCGCCAAAAGCGTACTGTCCCAACTCATGGTAGCGGTTGAACCTCTTCCCAGGCACCATCTCGTGCATCTCCACCATTTGCCATAGTGTGTAGAGGGTGATGATCCATGAGAGCACCAGGACGACGACACCGGGGCCCCTGGAGAAAACGAAAGACGAAGTCAACTTCCGATGGTAAGGGCATCCTTCTAACTGAAAATGGGATCTTGTGTGAAGAAAAGAAACTGTGCCGCCAAAGAGAACAGATTACCATCCAAGCTGAGCCATGGCATAAGGCAAGCTGAGAACTCCTGCACCAACCATGGCGGTCACGTTGTGAAACGTCGAGTACCACCATTTGCCGTTCTGATTCGCAGTGATGGGGAGCCACTTGTCAAGTTCTTTGTCGTCATTAACCTTCTCGAGATCCATCTTTCCTCCCTGAAAAAAGTATGAACGACTGTTACTAATCACTCTGCATAAGTGCAGGTAAACGGCAAAAGAACTCATTTCACAGTCGAAAAATGAAGCTCAGATACAGAATCCTAGAAAACAGAAGATGCTCAACACAATTATCGAGACAGATTAGCCAAAAGAGAACTAGGAACTACTTTGTTTGTGCAGAAATTAACAAGTAAAACCATGAAATTAAGACAAAGCAACCTCGATCAGGATGTGGACGTGTATGCGAACAGAGCTCAAGTGGGTTGTCGACTATCCGGAACGTGCCGGTAACCGACAAGCCAACGAAACTCCGGGAGCTGGAGATTTCTCAAGAAAAGGAGGTCAATGCCAATATCCGCAACACCACCTTCAACGGTTTGatgtatataaaatattctATTTCTTCAGTTTAAGGAATCATCTTTAACTCACtgtccttccttttctttcctgttGTCCAAGAAAGTAAAGCATTCCTTTTCTGCAGAACTTTCCTACTGGGTCTAACTGCCTATAGAATCATGGGGAAAGTGCCTTCTTATTTTGTGGTCATTGTTctgttcttcaagaaaaaagaagaataaggaaACACTTTCGGCAGATATGAGTATGGCTACAAAATATTAATGGATTATGGTGATCTTTGGAGCCAAGTCAGGGCCAGTGACCAAGAGCATGAACCGCACAGAATTTCACCGGGCTTGTATATACAAATCTTCGatttcatgaacttggtcaCCTTGCTTGAGGCTTGACAAGCAGAGGTTTCCAAGTTTCCCGTAACTGCAATCCCCTCGCCAAGTGAGTCACAGCTCTTGTCCTCAAGGAAGTTTCTAGTCAGAAAGCTCCGTGAAGTCTACTTCTCGTGCAAAAATAATCCTAGATCCCATTCATGGGGAATTCTCAAAaatccttcttttctttcccaaaGACATTGTAAAAAAATGGGCATATATAGGTATGGTAAATTAAGCAcatacaaaaaaattttaaatagaaaagataagaaaatgTTTCAATGTGATGTGATAGCATTAATCATGTATCCTTACTTTTCCAACGGGGATAGTTTGGAAAAGTTGTGATTTGGCCCTGATTCTTCTAAGATCATAGAAATTTCAATTTGTTAGTTGGAAAACTTTATTTCTACACAGCTGATATCATAAATTGATCTTTGCCCTGATCTAACTGTTTTAGATTAGTACTTAAGGTTAAGTTCGAACCAAATCTGTTCGTTGAATTCAAACGAGAAGTGCCCTCAATGAAGTATTGGAATTGCATATTAGCATTTTTTAAATGACATAAACCCATTTTACTAGGTAGTATAACTAGGTTAAGCTGATAAtcatactttaaaaaaaattatatgcatTAAAATTGTAAATACAAGTATGAATTTGCCATTCATCCAAAGGTAGGTTCGTCGTTCTGCGTAAATTGGCAGGTAAGTGCACCTACTGTTATGTGATTAACACATAAATTGCAATATTGAGTTTTGAATCCATTATATATAGACGAAAGCACCAAAGGCCTCTTACCCTCACCCTCTTTTTGAGTGGAGGGCGCCAATACATAAAAGTCAGGGATGAACCTTTTTAAGTGATTATAAGttctaaaataaaaatgcatagGCCCCTGCAGTTGCACAAATTtgtcttttccaaaaaaataaagaagcaaTTTTGGGAAATGGAGTGTTTACTTTCTGGAAAAGCCTTTCTCTACCAAACTAATTTTTTCCTCACAAATTCAGACAACGATCATTAAAAGGAATTGAGGTGGCAATCTGGCGTCCACTTTGGTCGCAATAAATGAAATAACAGCCGAAGCAGCAGGAAagttttcttggggtattcTCAGAAACGGGTGGGCAGTCGTACTAAGAAAGGTTAAGCAGAGCAGAAGAAATGAGTAAAATAGAAATTGAGCTGTTGAACAGAAACCCATGCTGGTGCATGAGACCAAGTCTGACCAGAACAGCTCGAACCCACTTGTGGCTCGAGCCAATTAATCGGAGCTGCTGAAAACAACTCTTAGGGGCCGTTTGGCATTGGAAACATCATGTAAgtctttcatgagtttgctcCAAAATAAGGGCAGATTTGTAGGACACTTGTTCAAGATTTTTActaatctacctcaattttgaagcagatttatgaaacattcacACTATTCCTAATGCCAAGCCGCCGTCCCTTATGGTTAATTTATTGCTTGTTGAACTGTTtgtacctttttttcttttcatttatgaaGAAACATAGAGTACTACTAAATTATCTTCTTAGGAGGTGCTTATTAATTTGATTCTTTTCTCTAATGGCGCCGCAAACCATGAATTCTCCATTTTGCAGACGTGAAAACCATGAGTAGTTTTCAAGCTGTTTCACAACTTAAGCTGCTCTAGCTTGTGAGTATGATGCTGAAAACGC
This window of the Nymphaea colorata isolate Beijing-Zhang1983 chromosome 2, ASM883128v2, whole genome shotgun sequence genome carries:
- the LOC116248175 gene encoding lysine histidine transporter 1-like isoform X2, with product MDLEKVNDDKELDKWLPITANQNGKWWYSTFHNVTAMVGAGVLSLPYAMAQLGWGPGVVVLVLSWIITLYTLWQMVEMHEMVPGKRFNRYHELGQYAFGEKLGLYIVVPQQLVVEVGVNIVYMVTGGKSLKKFHDTVCPNCKDIRLTYFIFIFASCHFVLSQLPNFNSISGVSLAAAVMSLSYSTIAWGASVQKGKQANVEYGLKASTASGTIFNVLNALGDVAFAYAGHNVVLEIQATIPSTPEKPSKKPMWKGVIFAYIVVAVCYFPVALIGYWAFGNGVADNILISLEKPRWLIAMANMFVFIHVVGSYQIYAMPVFDMIETVLVKKLHFRPSFVLRLVSRSIYVAFTCFVAITFPFFGGLLGFFGGFAFAPTTYFLPCIMWLAIYKPRRFSLSWFTNWICIVLGVLLMVLSPIGGLREIIISAKNYKFYS
- the LOC116248819 gene encoding O-fucosyltransferase 37-like, whose protein sequence is MNFHVVLLLLGSILVAIRISFFILSDMSSSCTTTTTITSSGGIELAAAPKTVMASTEDAIVPLPVHNISEKLSPEEQEFWKQPQNGGFEPCIEFSDEYRQDSGAITAEKRRFLIVSVDGGLNQQRNEIIDAVVIARILGAALVVPVLQRHGVWKDDSEFSEIFDVEHFKATLRSDVMIVSSLPAELLTVRIYPETLPPDSTPDVVRSKFQSKLMERRVIYLYEMRHKLSRALPLDLQRLRCKVAFQALKFAANIRTVGEKLAERIWKDGPYIALHLRLEKDVWVHAGCLPEVSPKLDAAVAGEQKRRPELVNDMNMTYEQRREAGYCPLNADQVARLLKALGAPRSGKIYLAGGEPYGGAKAVKPLSRLFPNLTSKEKLAFPGELEPFMGKPSALAAVDYIISLNSGVFMPSTGGNMAHALQGHRAYIGHRKVIRPHKGVMAKAFLSGKSLSDEEFSRMMKSMHQNLQGQPLPITGTRQGYQDVTAFPVPECMCKRNLSVSL
- the LOC116248175 gene encoding lysine histidine transporter 1-like isoform X1: MAGICYISLPLSLPFASTKKTPLGLLSNEAFLFIRLSFSRSVQMGSEGAGLSRYPQGGKMDLEKVNDDKELDKWLPITANQNGKWWYSTFHNVTAMVGAGVLSLPYAMAQLGWGPGVVVLVLSWIITLYTLWQMVEMHEMVPGKRFNRYHELGQYAFGEKLGLYIVVPQQLVVEVGVNIVYMVTGGKSLKKFHDTVCPNCKDIRLTYFIFIFASCHFVLSQLPNFNSISGVSLAAAVMSLSYSTIAWGASVQKGKQANVEYGLKASTASGTIFNVLNALGDVAFAYAGHNVVLEIQATIPSTPEKPSKKPMWKGVIFAYIVVAVCYFPVALIGYWAFGNGVADNILISLEKPRWLIAMANMFVFIHVVGSYQIYAMPVFDMIETVLVKKLHFRPSFVLRLVSRSIYVAFTCFVAITFPFFGGLLGFFGGFAFAPTTYFLPCIMWLAIYKPRRFSLSWFTNWICIVLGVLLMVLSPIGGLREIIISAKNYKFYS